In Pseudanabaena galeata CCNP1313, one genomic interval encodes:
- the cas10 gene encoding type III-A CRISPR-associated protein Cas10/Csm1 → MTNCLDPHQVTLQVLQQVIADLLGSRLPSECKLSEDAEIVKLVNRVKELLTLTNEKIDTLSLLFDRIKLPEGKGQKSNHYVALQEITCKSSEYPDLPYPITEKPSQSQLENYQSRIAEEIKPQLNSDRWNNLNFLSFILEKYGSSISYGDNHVALVDATKMTAAVAASIAQNSEANLQTVHLIAGSLSGIQNFIYTISSDGALKSLRARSFYLELVAEEIVQQILEQLQLPRTNIIYAGGGNLFILTGENESILKSKLKALQNKINEWLEKNFQGKIFFSLDYGSCDLNDLKPALFRDCWNQAIAKVSQHKNQKFRHQIENGKLLAVRDSYQPCKVCHRDDTEDLKPLNRHESDSTLACKTCRDMFQLGDEIPDTLAILRTKRSPADGRLGAKYWMEINGSYYYLFENSREVNFSVNPETDTVYCINNWEIENYTTGLTVPMLMGRYYQSTDDGKFITAEELAETSQGINRVGYLRMDVDRLGQIFAKGLEGHNYSLPRVASLSRQMSYFFKVYLNSLASDRSNNLTSQAVKLTESDRPNLMFIYAGGDDLFISGAWDEVVEFAFDVYQSFRSYTGNHPDITLSGGISIDDAKFPLYQSARTSGEAEDKAKGNGRDSLGLFGTALKWDEWLGNEPEMIIQAIKERDGKDRYWQQEKNIPVLAGVLPFVSTLIDQGFASGYSRAFVRNLLKAAQLQEQKLEELRHKQKSLDSDEARDLRYYLHLPQIAYTISRLPKEVKLSDEFRRSLMSPYNAPYFRAIATWIELLNRGY, encoded by the coding sequence ATGACTAACTGCTTAGATCCTCATCAAGTTACATTACAAGTGCTGCAACAAGTGATCGCCGATCTGCTTGGCAGTAGATTACCTAGCGAATGCAAACTCAGCGAAGATGCAGAAATCGTCAAACTTGTTAATCGTGTTAAGGAATTACTTACGTTAACTAACGAAAAAATTGATACACTGTCTTTGCTTTTTGATCGCATTAAATTACCAGAAGGCAAAGGACAAAAAAGCAATCATTACGTTGCCTTACAAGAAATTACCTGTAAGTCTAGTGAATATCCCGATTTACCCTACCCAATTACCGAAAAACCTAGCCAATCTCAATTAGAAAACTATCAATCTAGAATTGCTGAAGAAATTAAACCTCAACTTAACAGCGATCGCTGGAACAATCTTAACTTCCTGAGTTTCATCTTGGAAAAGTATGGATCATCAATTAGCTATGGTGATAACCACGTCGCCTTAGTTGACGCAACCAAAATGACCGCCGCCGTTGCAGCCTCCATAGCTCAAAATAGTGAAGCTAATTTACAAACAGTACATTTAATCGCAGGTAGCCTATCAGGAATTCAAAACTTTATCTATACAATCTCCTCAGATGGAGCCTTAAAGTCCTTACGAGCAAGGAGCTTTTATTTAGAACTTGTTGCCGAAGAAATCGTTCAACAAATTCTAGAGCAGTTACAACTACCTCGGACTAACATCATTTATGCAGGTGGGGGTAACTTATTTATTCTCACTGGAGAGAATGAATCCATACTCAAATCAAAGTTAAAAGCTCTACAAAATAAGATAAACGAATGGCTAGAGAAAAATTTTCAAGGTAAAATTTTCTTTTCACTAGATTACGGTTCCTGTGATCTGAATGATCTAAAACCTGCCCTATTTCGGGACTGTTGGAATCAAGCGATCGCCAAAGTTTCACAGCATAAAAACCAGAAATTTCGGCATCAAATCGAGAACGGCAAATTACTAGCAGTTCGTGATAGCTATCAACCCTGTAAAGTTTGCCATCGCGATGATACTGAAGATTTAAAACCTTTAAATCGGCATGAATCTGATTCGACTCTTGCCTGTAAAACTTGTCGTGATATGTTTCAGCTAGGTGACGAGATTCCCGATACGTTGGCGATATTGCGAACTAAGCGATCGCCAGCAGATGGTAGGTTAGGCGCTAAATATTGGATGGAAATCAATGGCTCATATTACTATCTGTTCGAGAATAGTCGAGAGGTTAATTTCAGCGTCAATCCAGAAACTGATACTGTCTATTGCATTAATAACTGGGAGATTGAGAATTACACTACAGGGCTAACAGTACCGATGTTAATGGGCAGATACTATCAAAGTACTGACGACGGCAAGTTCATAACTGCTGAAGAATTAGCGGAAACCTCTCAAGGTATTAATCGTGTCGGTTATTTGCGAATGGATGTGGATCGCTTAGGTCAAATCTTTGCGAAAGGGCTAGAAGGTCATAATTATTCGTTGCCACGAGTTGCTAGCCTGTCAAGACAGATGAGCTATTTCTTTAAGGTCTATCTGAATAGTTTAGCAAGCGATCGCTCAAATAATTTGACTAGCCAAGCTGTGAAGTTAACCGAAAGCGATCGCCCAAATCTAATGTTTATCTATGCTGGCGGTGATGATCTATTTATTAGCGGCGCATGGGATGAAGTTGTCGAATTTGCCTTTGATGTCTATCAATCCTTTCGATCCTATACAGGCAACCATCCTGATATCACTCTCTCAGGTGGTATTAGCATTGATGATGCAAAGTTTCCCCTTTATCAATCCGCAAGAACATCTGGTGAAGCTGAGGATAAAGCTAAAGGTAATGGTCGAGATAGTTTGGGATTATTCGGTACTGCCTTAAAATGGGACGAGTGGCTAGGGAACGAACCTGAGATGATTATTCAAGCTATTAAAGAACGTGATGGCAAAGATAGGTATTGGCAGCAGGAAAAAAATATTCCAGTTTTAGCAGGAGTCTTGCCATTCGTAAGTACCTTAATCGATCAAGGATTTGCTTCAGGATATTCTCGCGCTTTTGTGCGGAACTTGCTCAAAGCTGCTCAATTGCAGGAGCAGAAACTAGAAGAGTTGCGACATAAGCAGAAAAGTCTAGATTCTGATGAAGCAAGGGATTTGCGATATTACTTACATCTACCGCAAATTGCTTACACCATTTCTCGCTTACCCAAGGAGGTGAAATTAAGTGATGAGTTTCGGAGATCGCTCATGAGTCCCTACAATGCTCCATATTTTCGAGCGATCGCTACATGGATCGAATTATTAAATCGAGGGTACTAA
- the csm2 gene encoding type III-A CRISPR-associated protein Csm2: MNSPSRPNKNPENSGNPEEDIVASMVKKINGFANGLKDYKIRELVADTEKLGLKLAQDKLKTTQIRKFLDAINRLKVKNSGMTQLPEDVKAELHLLRPKLAYAAARQATNNNSGPVEPLKRVLESALKKDMDMEDFSRLVQLIEAIIAYHKAAGGKDQ, translated from the coding sequence ATGAATTCTCCAAGTAGACCAAACAAAAATCCAGAAAACTCAGGAAATCCAGAAGAAGATATAGTTGCTTCTATGGTGAAGAAAATCAATGGGTTTGCTAATGGATTGAAAGATTACAAGATTCGCGAATTAGTTGCAGACACCGAAAAACTGGGTCTAAAACTAGCTCAAGACAAGCTAAAGACGACTCAAATCCGCAAGTTTTTAGATGCTATAAATCGATTGAAAGTAAAAAATTCTGGGATGACTCAGTTGCCAGAAGATGTCAAGGCTGAATTGCATTTATTAAGACCGAAGCTTGCTTATGCAGCAGCAAGGCAAGCAACTAATAACAATTCAGGACCAGTTGAACCATTGAAAAGAGTTTTGGAGTCGGCTCTCAAGAAGGACATGGACATGGAAGATTTTTCTCGTCTTGTTCAGTTGATTGAAGCTATCATTGCATACCACAAAGCCGCAGGAGGCAAAGACCAATAA
- the csm3 gene encoding type III-A CRISPR-associated RAMP protein Csm3, producing MKTQNPLLGKLKLTSHLVVKTGLHIGGGSMSLDIGGIDKSVVRDPITRHPYLPGSSIKGKMRSILERFLNKPVNRSGGSGTFRYESDDLVSGFSEIKEHKGQLIEFEGAETCEVSRLFGSTANSCWIPESKSEGVDREQNVKPRDINGVSYVKVKGRNSPARLIVRDSHLTADSAVLLKSIDTGLYMTEWKFENGIDRITAAANPRQLERVPAGAVFDFEIVYTVENPEQAVKDLQNLAIALAILEDDALGGHGSRGYGKVAFENFQLYYRDLEYYKTIGTANHISQVPLNSADNTEQLLNNFDQVTSAVERQLPSGKN from the coding sequence ATGAAAACTCAAAATCCTTTACTTGGCAAATTGAAACTCACCAGTCATCTAGTTGTCAAAACTGGTTTACATATTGGCGGAGGCAGTATGAGCCTTGATATCGGCGGTATTGATAAATCCGTTGTCCGCGATCCAATAACAAGACATCCTTATCTCCCTGGTTCTTCAATCAAGGGGAAAATGCGTTCTATTTTAGAGCGCTTTCTGAACAAGCCCGTAAATCGCTCAGGTGGTAGCGGGACATTTCGCTATGAAAGTGACGATCTAGTATCAGGCTTTTCGGAAATCAAGGAACACAAGGGACAATTGATCGAGTTTGAAGGTGCTGAAACCTGTGAAGTGAGCCGTTTGTTTGGTTCAACTGCAAATAGTTGTTGGATACCAGAGTCAAAATCTGAGGGTGTTGATAGAGAGCAAAATGTTAAGCCTAGAGATATTAACGGAGTTAGTTACGTTAAAGTAAAGGGTCGCAACTCTCCTGCGCGGCTAATCGTGCGCGATAGTCACTTAACTGCTGATTCAGCCGTGCTTCTCAAATCTATTGATACAGGGCTGTACATGACTGAATGGAAGTTTGAGAATGGCATCGATCGCATCACCGCCGCCGCTAACCCACGTCAACTAGAGCGTGTACCTGCGGGAGCAGTATTTGATTTTGAGATAGTCTATACCGTTGAGAATCCCGAACAAGCGGTTAAGGACTTACAAAATTTAGCGATCGCCCTTGCAATTCTTGAAGATGACGCGCTTGGTGGACATGGTTCTCGTGGCTATGGCAAAGTTGCCTTTGAAAATTTCCAACTCTACTATCGTGATTTGGAATACTACAAAACAATTGGTACTGCCAATCACATTTCTCAAGTCCCACTCAACAGCGCCGATAATACCGAGCAATTGCTAAACAACTTTGATCAGGTGACTAGTGCTGTGGAGAGACAATTGCCATCAGGGAAAAATTAG
- the csm4 gene encoding type III-A CRISPR-associated RAMP protein Csm4, which yields MSKWKLVKLDFKNNPAHFGELGIGMEETSERVRSDTLFSAIAISYARLGKNLDTLLDRFQKESPPFRLSSSFIYRQTSSGVTYYLPRPKQPPTNYPIGNDLKIAKDYKKLNFLDLKTWKSWYQDGGFDNAGLPKSLYSQCFEIEKHPKVAIDRITRSTNLYHTAFVRYRSEANDKSGLYFLVKFTDQSLENDLKSVLELLGEEGLGGERSSGAGRFEPSWHDLDEQWEQILSFDGGNSQSLISLYWDNKPISLDDSSYELQERGGWITSAAKNQRRKKVTMFAEGSVFREVPIGKLADVTPHQFAPHKIYRSGIALSLPIEISLKESL from the coding sequence ATGAGCAAATGGAAATTAGTCAAACTAGATTTCAAGAATAATCCTGCTCATTTTGGCGAATTGGGCATTGGTATGGAAGAAACTAGCGAACGAGTGCGGTCAGACACCCTCTTTAGCGCGATCGCGATCTCCTATGCCCGATTGGGCAAAAATCTAGATACACTGCTAGATCGCTTTCAAAAAGAATCTCCCCCATTTCGCCTAAGTTCTAGCTTTATCTATCGTCAAACAAGTAGTGGAGTCACCTATTACTTGCCTCGTCCCAAGCAACCGCCAACAAATTATCCAATTGGTAACGACCTCAAAATTGCCAAGGATTATAAAAAGTTAAACTTCTTGGATCTCAAGACATGGAAAAGCTGGTATCAGGATGGGGGGTTTGATAATGCTGGTTTACCTAAAAGCTTGTATAGTCAATGTTTCGAGATTGAGAAACACCCTAAGGTTGCCATAGACCGAATTACTCGATCCACTAATCTTTACCACACCGCCTTTGTCCGCTATCGTTCAGAAGCTAACGACAAATCTGGCTTGTATTTCTTAGTTAAATTCACTGACCAGAGCCTCGAAAATGATCTGAAGTCTGTGTTAGAGCTTTTAGGAGAAGAAGGACTAGGCGGTGAGCGATCAAGTGGTGCAGGTAGATTTGAACCTTCATGGCATGACTTAGATGAGCAGTGGGAACAGATTCTATCTTTCGATGGTGGCAATTCTCAAAGTCTAATAAGTCTTTATTGGGATAACAAACCAATCTCGTTAGATGATTCTAGCTATGAACTACAGGAACGTGGAGGTTGGATTACTTCGGCAGCTAAAAACCAAAGACGCAAAAAAGTCACGATGTTTGCTGAAGGCTCTGTATTTCGAGAAGTTCCGATAGGCAAGCTCGCCGATGTTACGCCCCATCAATTTGCTCCGCATAAAATATATCGCAGTGGGATTGCCCTCAGTCTGCCGATTGAAATCAGCTTAAAGGAATCTTTATGA
- the csm5 gene encoding type III-A CRISPR-associated RAMP protein Csm5, with amino-acid sequence MNQINTLPDRFEIREQRKLEVKKFQLYSQMFHIGSEVSKLNPFEYVATGNRVYLPDCDALAQALREEGKLQEYINRIEDRQEITSLLKNAFGDRWYDIETDDGKPIFPDYRSSKRLTEQKITDLRPMIRNGMGKLYVPGSSIKGAIRTAIAYYLLNNVEKFNVPKQNHVSAIEGQLKKSLGELKHRAKFVDDRLFMDELFANYGLTYQDRNAPVQDRPNPNTDIMRAIHVSDTEPIEEFKKPNKQGQTVIYNQSLVTEVLVTSHFNDGKAKYCASLYAEMVSNLQVPFEITLDLEMLSWFRHRNNMILPFQSIDDIIKICKEFAQEQWDFEHDYWQGVKNNLNAKDTNGQTINLDYDRIHKLYEKETCPYALRIGWGSGMTGTTIGTLLEDGLRSQIRDACGIRAPDFEAPKSRRTVANTKREIQFVLGWAMFKSI; translated from the coding sequence ATGAATCAAATTAATACATTGCCCGATCGCTTTGAAATCAGGGAACAACGCAAACTAGAAGTGAAGAAATTTCAACTTTATAGCCAAATGTTCCATATTGGCTCAGAGGTTTCTAAACTTAATCCCTTTGAATATGTGGCAACAGGTAATCGCGTTTATTTACCCGATTGTGATGCTCTAGCCCAAGCATTGCGCGAAGAAGGCAAGTTACAGGAATATATCAATCGCATTGAAGATAGACAAGAGATCACATCTCTCTTAAAAAATGCCTTTGGCGATCGCTGGTATGACATCGAAACCGATGACGGTAAACCAATTTTCCCTGATTACAGATCTAGCAAACGCTTAACTGAGCAGAAAATCACCGATCTGCGTCCGATGATTCGGAATGGTATGGGTAAGCTTTATGTGCCTGGAAGTTCGATTAAGGGTGCAATTAGAACCGCGATCGCCTATTACTTGCTAAATAACGTCGAGAAATTTAATGTCCCAAAGCAAAATCATGTTAGTGCTATTGAAGGTCAGCTAAAAAAGAGTTTAGGTGAACTCAAACACAGAGCTAAATTTGTTGACGATCGCTTATTCATGGATGAGTTGTTTGCAAACTATGGTTTAACCTATCAAGATCGCAATGCACCCGTTCAAGATCGTCCTAATCCGAATACTGACATTATGAGGGCTATTCACGTTTCTGATACAGAACCGATTGAAGAATTTAAAAAGCCCAATAAGCAAGGACAAACTGTAATTTACAATCAGTCATTAGTTACTGAAGTATTGGTCACAAGTCATTTTAATGATGGTAAGGCAAAATATTGCGCTTCTCTTTATGCGGAAATGGTTTCTAATCTGCAAGTTCCCTTTGAGATTACTCTGGATTTAGAAATGCTGTCGTGGTTTCGCCATCGTAATAATATGATTCTTCCTTTTCAGTCTATTGACGATATTATCAAAATCTGCAAAGAATTTGCTCAAGAGCAATGGGACTTTGAACATGACTATTGGCAGGGTGTTAAAAATAACCTCAATGCTAAAGATACCAATGGACAAACCATTAATCTCGACTACGATCGCATTCATAAACTGTATGAAAAAGAGACCTGTCCCTATGCTCTCCGAATTGGATGGGGAAGTGGTATGACAGGAACAACCATCGGAACTTTGCTAGAAGATGGGCTACGCTCTCAAATCCGTGATGCTTGTGGTATTAGAGCGCCCGATTTTGAAGCGCCTAAGTCACGGCGCACAGTAGCAAACACTAAAAGAGAAATTCAATTTGTCCTCGGTTGGGCTATGTTTAAATCCATATAA
- the cas6 gene encoding CRISPR system precrRNA processing endoribonuclease RAMP protein Cas6, translated as MLIRSTWQLSVPEPVTLPRSHHLSLTKDLHNRLDIRMGEEQVPSTTFSGILGVCDRSADFITFLPDQVYTLTLSGLQESSSKAIADLDLGEALEFLGAQFEISDRQDEVTTYENLYTEIVANEPEAIRKFELNFLTPTAFAQSRTHLPLPIPQLMFRSWLERWNHFASVYLGSDDLIAYLTSYFTITRHHIRTGTVQIHQSQCTGFTGQVTMQAIGRVDPLLINVANLLVNYAAFSGTGIKTRLSMGYTKY; from the coding sequence ATGCTAATTCGTTCTACATGGCAGCTTAGTGTTCCTGAACCTGTGACATTGCCACGCTCTCACCATCTGAGTTTAACCAAAGACTTACACAATCGGCTTGATATTCGTATGGGTGAAGAGCAAGTTCCTAGTACTACCTTTTCTGGCATTCTGGGAGTTTGCGATCGCTCTGCTGACTTTATAACTTTTCTACCAGATCAGGTTTATACACTTACTCTAAGCGGTTTACAAGAGTCATCTTCTAAAGCGATCGCTGATTTAGATCTGGGTGAAGCGCTTGAGTTTTTGGGAGCGCAGTTTGAGATTAGCGATCGTCAAGATGAAGTCACTACTTACGAAAATCTTTATACAGAAATAGTTGCGAATGAACCTGAAGCAATTAGAAAATTTGAACTCAATTTTCTCACGCCTACTGCTTTTGCTCAAAGTCGTACCCATTTACCTCTGCCGATTCCGCAACTAATGTTTCGTAGTTGGCTAGAACGATGGAATCATTTTGCATCTGTATATTTAGGTAGTGACGATCTGATCGCTTATCTGACCAGTTATTTTACGATCACTCGTCATCACATTAGGACTGGGACTGTGCAGATTCATCAAAGTCAATGTACTGGGTTTACGGGTCAGGTGACAATGCAGGCGATCGGTAGGGTCGATCCTTTACTAATCAATGTGGCTAACTTGTTGGTTAATTATGCCGCCTTTTCGGGGACGGGTATCAAAACTAGACTTAGCATGGGATATACCAAGTATTGA